From a single Leptospira levettii genomic region:
- a CDS encoding cation diffusion facilitator family transporter, with translation MGHGHNHSNHQHSNHNHSHTDISSSSKNLAWAFFLNLFFSLFELVGGVYSNSIAIISDAFHDLGDALSLAFVWYLQKVSTRPNDLNFDYGYKRFSILGALFISVLLTVGSIFMIIESIKRFISPAESKADAMFVLAIVGVVVNGIAMIRLNHGSSFSERTVFLHFLEDILGWVAVLIGSIFMYFWNLPWFDPFMSLGIAVWILFNAYRNTKQVMRVFLQGVPISLNRSELIEHWENIKGVKSVHDIKIWSLDGNHHVASLHVLMDQKVNLDEYQLLKEEIRKVASEFEIIHTTIELETDAEQCKLQP, from the coding sequence ATGGGACATGGACACAATCATTCCAATCACCAACATTCAAACCACAACCATTCGCATACTGACATCTCATCCTCTTCCAAAAACTTAGCTTGGGCCTTTTTCTTAAATTTATTTTTTTCCCTATTTGAATTGGTCGGAGGAGTTTATTCCAATAGCATTGCCATTATATCAGATGCGTTTCATGATTTAGGTGATGCTCTTTCACTTGCATTTGTTTGGTATCTGCAAAAGGTTTCAACAAGACCAAATGATCTAAATTTTGATTATGGATACAAACGTTTTTCGATATTAGGTGCCTTGTTCATATCCGTATTGTTAACAGTTGGATCAATCTTTATGATCATTGAATCCATCAAACGATTTATTTCCCCTGCGGAATCAAAGGCTGATGCCATGTTTGTTCTAGCAATTGTTGGTGTTGTTGTAAATGGAATTGCAATGATACGATTAAATCATGGATCTAGTTTTTCCGAAAGGACAGTTTTTTTACATTTCCTCGAAGATATTTTGGGTTGGGTTGCCGTACTAATCGGAAGTATATTTATGTATTTTTGGAATTTACCTTGGTTTGATCCTTTCATGTCACTTGGAATTGCAGTATGGATTTTATTCAATGCCTATCGAAATACCAAACAAGTAATGCGTGTATTTCTGCAAGGTGTACCTATCTCACTCAATCGATCCGAACTCATTGAACATTGGGAAAATATCAAAGGTGTCAAATCGGTTCACGATATTAAAATTTGGAGTTTAGATGGAAACCATCATGTTGCATCCCTTCATGTGTTGATGGACCAAAAGGTAAATTTAGATGAGTATCAACTCTTAAAAGAAGAAATCAGAAAAGTTGCCTCTGAATTTGAAATCATCCATACTACAATCGAACTTGAAACTGACGCAGAACAATGCAAACTGCAACCATAA
- a CDS encoding MltA domain-containing protein, translated as MKRLLICLFSLSMVPLFGTLLAKPTIQSHRIPHKKSESIALQLAIQESIQYLQKLPLDTKFLIQGETITLNEILIPLRGLHKQIRGNKNLDLLREIRKQFKEVELKTNSEPPLITGYYEVRIQGRTKPIGNYVYPALVPPNENSKETHSKSYPREYWKEESHWKTVSQPIVYLTLTDLHLAQLEGSALVQTETKEIFRINYATDNGFDYLSPAVHLTGVCPSLKPYELKFCMETNPKEVSEAIWKNPRYIFFEKEILPKKQLSDLVIGPLGSGGIRLVPERSVAMDKQIPLGFPVLMSFKSIQKTYNDHLVFVHDRGNAIQGEGRVDFYLGNETGVDKIANHLLTKGKVILFIPKK; from the coding sequence ATGAAACGACTCCTCATTTGCCTATTCTCTCTCTCTATGGTTCCGTTATTTGGGACCTTACTTGCAAAACCCACAATACAAAGTCATAGAATTCCACATAAGAAGTCAGAATCAATTGCCTTACAACTCGCAATCCAAGAATCGATCCAATACTTGCAAAAACTCCCATTGGATACAAAATTTTTAATCCAAGGGGAAACCATCACTCTAAATGAAATTTTAATCCCACTGAGAGGACTCCACAAACAAATTCGGGGAAACAAAAACTTGGATTTACTGAGAGAGATTCGAAAACAATTCAAAGAAGTTGAATTAAAAACCAATTCCGAACCACCACTCATTACAGGTTATTATGAAGTGCGAATCCAAGGGAGAACAAAACCAATTGGGAATTATGTATACCCTGCTCTTGTCCCACCAAATGAAAATTCCAAAGAGACTCATTCAAAATCCTATCCTAGAGAGTATTGGAAAGAAGAATCCCACTGGAAAACGGTTTCCCAGCCGATTGTCTACCTAACATTAACCGATCTTCATTTGGCACAATTGGAAGGATCTGCCCTTGTCCAAACAGAAACAAAAGAAATATTTAGGATCAATTATGCCACAGACAATGGATTTGATTATTTGAGCCCTGCAGTTCATTTAACAGGAGTTTGTCCAAGTTTAAAACCATATGAATTAAAATTTTGTATGGAAACAAATCCTAAAGAAGTATCCGAAGCTATTTGGAAAAATCCAAGATATATCTTCTTCGAAAAAGAGATCCTACCGAAAAAACAACTTTCGGATTTAGTGATTGGACCTTTGGGAAGTGGAGGGATCCGACTTGTTCCTGAACGTTCGGTTGCGATGGATAAACAAATCCCGCTTGGATTTCCAGTGTTAATGAGTTTTAAGTCAATTCAAAAAACATATAACGACCATTTGGTGTTTGTTCATGATAGAGGAAATGCCATCCAAGGAGAAGGCAGGGTTGATTTTTATTTAGGAAATGAAACCGGAGTTGACAAAATTGCCAACCATTTACTCACAAAAGGAAAGGTGATTTTGTTTATTCCTAAGAAATAA
- the rpmH gene encoding 50S ribosomal protein L34: MKRTFQPSKIKRVRTHGFRARMATPGGRNVIANRRRKGRAKLTVSDEKIGRKF; encoded by the coding sequence ATGAAACGTACATTCCAACCGAGTAAAATTAAACGCGTGAGAACTCACGGATTCCGAGCCAGAATGGCTACCCCAGGCGGAAGAAATGTGATAGCGAACAGAAGAAGAAAAGGACGCGCTAAGTTGACTGTTTCCGACGAAAAAATCGGGAGAAAGTTCTAA